The sequence below is a genomic window from Blastococcus sp. Marseille-P5729.
CCAGGCCCATCCGTCGCATCCGGTCCCCATGCCGGGCGATTCCGGCCTCGACAACCGGGTGGTTGTCGCCATACCAGGCTAGCTGGGCCTCGACGACCTCCTGCGCGGCCACCTGTCTGCCATTGACCACCCAGTGCGGTCCGCGCGGCTCGATCCCCAGTGCCTCGGCCACGGACGGTTCGACCGGGCTGATGATCGACGACAGCAGGATGTCGTCCGGTGCGGCGATGTCGCCGTCCAGCCCCAGCTCGGTCCGGATCCGGTTCGCCAACGCCGTCAGCATCCCGTTTCCGGGATGGTTGATCGTATGGAAGATGCCGGTGGACGGCGGATCGAGCAGGTCCGAGGCGCGCACTGTCCGGTGCGCCTCTTCGCGCGCGCGAAGCTCAGCAGCGCTCGTCTGCGCATGCTCGGCGATGCCTGCGATCTCACGTCTGGTCCCTCCGGTGGCGGCTTGTGCGAGGGTGCGCAGATCGTGGTACGGGACGACCGGTGGATCGTTGGCGCCGTCCCGCGGGTCACGGACCAGAGCCTGCCACGGCAGGGTGCCGCTGTAGAACAGTACGGGTATCCGGACGACCCGCGCGTGCGCGGGTAGCAGTGCCTGCAGCTGCTCGGTGCCGATCGGTAGGCCACGGTAGTCCTTGGCGACCGGCTGCATCACCGCATACGCCGAACGACCCAGCAGATCGCGCAGGAAGGGCAGGTCATCGGCTTCGAGCTCGTGCACGGCCGGCAGCCGGACGCCCCGGTAGGGGGCATCGTCCGCGTCGAGCAGGATTCGCAATGCCTCGGCCTGACAGTTGCCGAGAACCACCAGCGGCGGCCGCTCGTCCTCGGGCCCGGCGACCCCGTACAGCTCCCCGTAGTGCGCTCGACGGCCGGCATCGGCGTCACCTGCTGCGCTCATCCTGACCCCCTCGATTGGAAAACCCGGCAGGGGGGTAATACCCCGGCAGGGTTTTGGTGAACCTTCGTGCAGGAACAGTCAGGTCGCCGCGGCGACCTGACTCGCTGCGGCCTGAATGGAGGAGCGTCAGTTGATCCGAGTCGCATCGGTCCCGGCAGCACACCCGTTCGTGAGACACATCCAGCCCCCGGGGAGCGCGGGCTTTCTGACGCTGCCTGAGATCTTCCACGAGCCCGGTCGCTGGTGGCCGCCGCGCCGCCTGGACCCGCGCTGGCTGCGCGAGAATGCGGGCTCCTTCGACGTGCTGCACGCCCATTTCGGCTACGAATCGCTGTCGGTTGACGTCGTGCGCAGCGCCGTCCGCGCGCTTGCCGAGATCGGGCGGCCGCTGGTGGTGACGGTGCACGACCTGCAGAACCCGCATCTTCCGGACGACGCCGACCACCTCGAGCAGGTCGGCGCACTCGTGCGCGCCGCGGCGGAGGTGACGACGCTGACCGCCGGGGCGGCCCGCGAGATCGCCGACCGCTGGGGCCGCGCTGCTCGGGTCCTGGCCCACCCCCACATCGTCCCGCTCGAGGACCTCCCCACCAAGCCTCCCGCCGGAGATCGGGTCGGTGTCCACCTCGGCGACCTGCGGCCGCGGGTAGCGATCGAACCGGTCAGCACCGAGCTGCGGTCCATCGGCTCGTTCGCCCCGGTCACCGTCGACGTGCAGACCGACGCGTGGGAGTCGGCCGATGCGGCTACCCGCAACAACATCGAGTCCATCGGTGCCGATCAGCTACTGGTCCATGAACGGCTGCCGGACGACGAGCTGTACGACGCCGTACGGCGCACCCGGGTCCAGGTGCTGCCCTACTGCCGCGGCACTCACTCCGGGTGGCTGGAGATGTGCCTGGATCTCGGGGTCGCGGTCGCCGTCCCGCGGATCGGCTACCTGGCCCAGCAGCACCCGGACCACCCGTCGGTCGCCAGTTACGAGCTCGGCAGCCCGGGCTCGCTGACGGCCGCCGTCCGGTCGCTCATCGACGCGGAGCCCGAATGCGCCGGTTGGCGGGACTTCCGGCGTGCCCAGCGGCAGCGGCTCAGCAGCGAGTACGCCGCGGTCTACCGCTCCGCTCTGGCGGTCGCGGCATGAGGGTGGCAGTGATCGCGCCGCCGCGATTCCCGATCCGGGAGCCCTTCGGTGGTGGCCTGGAAGCCCAGGTCTGGAACAGCTGCCGCGCCCTTCGGGCAAGAGGGGTACACGTCGACCTGTACGGCGCGTCAGGGTCGGACTTCGCGGCCCCCGACCTGAGCTTCCCGTTGCCCGACTGGACTTCGTCGCCCTTACCGCCCACCGACGCCACCCTGCCGCCGTCCACCGTCCGCGCCCACGACCGGCTCATGACGGAGCTGCTCGACCAGCTCGCGGTCAACGAGCGCGGCTACGACCTGGTGCACAATCACTGCCTGTACCCCCAGCCGCTCGAGCGCGCAGCGGACCTGCCCATGCCGGTAGTGACGACGCTGCATACCCGGCCCATCCGCGAGCTCACCGACGTCCTCGGGGCAGAGGCGGGAGCATTCGTCGCGGTGAGCGGCTATGTGAGAGACGCATGGTCGACGCTTCGGCCACGGCCGGCGGTCATTCACAACGGTATCGATGTCGCTCGATGGACGTTGGGTAGCGGGGGCGATGATCTCGCCTGGTTCGGTCGGATAATCCCCGAGAAGGCGCCCCACCTTGCGTTGGAGGCGGCCCGGCTCGCTGGACGGCATCTGTTGATGGCCGGGCGGATCGGCGATGCCGACTACTTCGCCACCGAGGTGGCGCCTCGGCTCGGCCGGCACGCTACCTACCTCGGTCCGCTGCGGCACGCAGAGCTCGCTCGGATGGTCGGCCGTTGCCGGGCCACGCTGGTAACCCCGACGCTGCCGGAGCCCTTCGGGCTGATCGCGGCGGAATCAGCGGCGTGCGGGACACCGGTCATTGCCTTCGACGTCGGCGCGCTCGGCGAAGTCGTGATCGAGGGCATCACCGGGACGGTCGTGCCGGCCGGGGACATCACCGCGATGGCGGCGGCCGTCGGCCCGGTGGGGCGGCTCGACCGCGGACGAGCGAATCGAGCAGTACGTGGAAGATTCGGGATCGCGACGATGACCGAGCGGTATCTGGCGCTGTACGACGGCCTGGTCTCGGCCCGCGAGCCCAGCAGCGCATGAGCGCTCGCACAGTGGTCGGCTACTACGCCCACCACCAGGGGCGTGGCCACCTGTCCCGCGCCGAGGCGATCATCGCCCGGCTCGATGCCGACGTGACCGTCCTCAGCTCTGCCGAGTACGACGGCCCGGCCAGTTACGTCCCGCTCCCGCTCGACGAGGGGGCACCAGAGGACCGGCCTGATGCCGGCGGCGCGCTGCACTGGGCGCCGCTGGGCAGCAGCGGACTGCGGGCACGGATGGCCCGGATCGTCACCTGGATCGAGCACGCCAGGCCGGCGGCGTTCGTCGTCGACGTATCGGTCGAGGTCGCCCTCCTGGCCCGGCTGTGCGGCGTCCCCACGGTGGTCGTCGCGATGCCGGGCGATCGATCGGACGGGCCACACCAGATGGCCTACCGCGCGGCCGACCGCATCGTCGCCGCGTGGCCGCGTGAGCTCTACGAGCCGGACTGGTTGCGCGAGCACGCCGGACGCACCGCCTACGTCGGCGGCATATCCCGGTTCGCCGGTCGGCCAGCGTTGCCGCTGGAAGCCGGCGACCCGAAGCGGGTGGTGGTGCTGGGCGGCCAGGGCGGCACCAGCATCACGCGGGCGGCCGTGGAGCGCGCGGCCGCCGGCACCCCCGGGTGGGAGTGGACTGCGCTGGGTGTCGCGGGCGCACCGTGGGTCACCGATCCGTTCGCCACGCTGTGCGCGGCGGACGTCGTCGTCGCAGCCGCCGGCCAGAGCTCGGTGGCAGACCTCGCCGTCGTACGCCGCCCCACCGTAGTGCTGTGCGAACGGCGGCCTTACGACGAGCAGCTGGCGACCGGGGCGGCGCTGGAGCGGGGCGGGCTGGCCACCGTGCTGCGCCAGTGGCCGGCTCCGGAGCAGTGGCCTGGGCTCCTCGAGGCGGCGATCCGGCAGGCGAGCGCCGACAGCAGCCGGTGGGATCAATGGCGGACGGACGGGGCCGCGGAACGCGCCGCTGCCGCTATTCGCGAGGTCGTGCGGTGATCGCGGTCGTGACGCTCACGACGCGGGAGCGGCTGGCTCATCTGGCGCGGCAGCGCGAGGCGCTGCAGCGGTGGGCTCCGCACGCCCGGCATCTCCTCGTGGTGATGGATGATGCCGACATCGATCACCCGTGGGTGGTCCGGGTGTCCGAGAGCGGCCGGCTGCCGTTGGCGCTCGCGCGCAATCGCGGCGCAGCGGAGGCGATCGAGCGCGGCGCCGACGTCCTGGTCTTCCTCGATGTGGACTGCATCCCCGGCTCCGACATGGTCGGGCGTTATGCCGACGCCGTCGTGC
It includes:
- a CDS encoding glycosyltransferase family 4 protein; protein product: MRVAVIAPPRFPIREPFGGGLEAQVWNSCRALRARGVHVDLYGASGSDFAAPDLSFPLPDWTSSPLPPTDATLPPSTVRAHDRLMTELLDQLAVNERGYDLVHNHCLYPQPLERAADLPMPVVTTLHTRPIRELTDVLGAEAGAFVAVSGYVRDAWSTLRPRPAVIHNGIDVARWTLGSGGDDLAWFGRIIPEKAPHLALEAARLAGRHLLMAGRIGDADYFATEVAPRLGRHATYLGPLRHAELARMVGRCRATLVTPTLPEPFGLIAAESAACGTPVIAFDVGALGEVVIEGITGTVVPAGDITAMAAAVGPVGRLDRGRANRAVRGRFGIATMTERYLALYDGLVSAREPSSA
- a CDS encoding WcbI family polysaccharide biosynthesis putative acetyltransferase; this translates as MSAAGDADAGRRAHYGELYGVAGPEDERPPLVVLGNCQAEALRILLDADDAPYRGVRLPAVHELEADDLPFLRDLLGRSAYAVMQPVAKDYRGLPIGTEQLQALLPAHARVVRIPVLFYSGTLPWQALVRDPRDGANDPPVVPYHDLRTLAQAATGGTRREIAGIAEHAQTSAAELRAREEAHRTVRASDLLDPPSTGIFHTINHPGNGMLTALANRIRTELGLDGDIAAPDDILLSSIISPVEPSVAEALGIEPRGPHWVVNGRQVAAQEVVEAQLAWYGDNHPVVEAGIARHGDRMRRMGLV